Proteins co-encoded in one Pseudarthrobacter chlorophenolicus A6 genomic window:
- a CDS encoding rhodanese-like domain-containing protein yields the protein MGLISSLKKAFGKPYKTISVAGAKRLLSSGAALIDVRSAQEWRSGRALQAKHIPLDRLQASTTGINKTRPVITVCASGIRSASAARALAEQGFEAYSVRGGMAAWRQAGEPVR from the coding sequence ATGGGCCTTATCAGCTCCCTGAAGAAAGCTTTCGGCAAACCCTACAAAACCATTTCGGTGGCTGGGGCCAAGCGCCTCCTCTCCTCAGGTGCTGCGCTGATCGATGTCCGCTCCGCGCAGGAATGGCGCTCCGGGCGGGCGCTCCAGGCCAAGCACATCCCCCTGGACCGGCTGCAGGCCAGTACCACCGGTATCAATAAGACCCGCCCGGTAATCACGGTCTGCGCCTCCGGCATCCGGTCCGCCTCCGCGGCGCGGGCTCTCGCCGAACAGGGTTTCGAAGCCTACTCGGTGCGTGGCGGCATGGCTGCCTGGC